The nucleotide sequence TAAAACTGCAGAAACTGACGGTTACGACGCAATTCAATTGGGTTATGCAGACAAACGCGCTGTGCTTGCAAACAAGCCAGAAGAAGGTCATGCAAAGAAAGCAAAAACTACTCCTAAGCGCTTCATTAAAGAAATCAAAGATGTTGAGCTAGGAGATTACGAATTATCAGGTGAAGTTAAGGCTGACATCTTTGAACCAGGAGACATCGTTGATGTAACTGGTATTACTAAGGGTCATGGATACCAAGGTAACATTCATAAAGATGGTCAACGTCGTGGACCAGAAACTCATGGTTCTCGTTATCACCGTCGTCCAGGTTCATTGGGACCAATCATTAACCGTGTTGCAGCAGGTATGAAACTACCAGGTAGAATGGGTAACAAGACAGTTACAATTCAAAACC is from Lentilactobacillus curieae and encodes:
- the rplC gene encoding 50S ribosomal protein L3, giving the protein MTTKGILGKKVGMTQVFTDNGELVPVTVVEVSPNVVMQVKTAETDGYDAIQLGYADKRAVLANKPEEGHAKKAKTTPKRFIKEIKDVELGDYELSGEVKADIFEPGDIVDVTGITKGHGYQGNIHKDGQRRGPETHGSRYHRRPGSLGPIINRVAAGMKLPGRMGNKTVTIQNLEIVRTDVENNVILVKGNVPGANKSYITIKTAARGTK